Proteins from a genomic interval of Cucumis melo cultivar AY chromosome 7, USDA_Cmelo_AY_1.0, whole genome shotgun sequence:
- the LOC103494456 gene encoding ras-related protein RABD2a-like: protein MNPEYDYLFKLLLIGDSGVGKSCLLLRFADDSYLDSYISTIGVDFKIRTVEQDGKTIKLQIWDTAGQERFRTITSSYYRGAHGIIIVYDVTDQESFENVKQWLNEIDRYASENVNKLLVGNKCDLPNRAVSYESAKAFADEVGIPFMETSAKDATNVEQAFMAMTADIKNRMASQPANNARPPTVQLQGQPVNQKGGCCSS from the exons ATGAATCCCGAGTA TGACTATTTGTTCAAACTCTTGCTTATTGGAGACTCTGGAGTTGGGAAATCATGTCTTCTGTTGAGATTTGCT GATGACTCATACCTGGATAGTTACATTAGTACCATTGGAGTTGATTTT AAAATACGCACTGTGGAACAGGATGGAAAGACCATTAAACTTCAAATC TGGGATACTGCAGGACAGGAGCGTTTTAGGACCATCACTAGTAGCTACTACCGTGGGGCACATGGCATAATT ATTGTTTATGATGTCACAGACCaggaaagttttgaaaatgtCAAGCAATGGTTAAACGAAATTGACCGTTATGCAAGTGAAAACGTAAACAAGCTTCTAGTTGGCAATAAGTGTGACCTCCCAAATAGAGCAGTGTCCTACGAATCAGCAAAG GCTTTTGCTGATGAGGTCGGGATCCCATTTATGGAGACAAGTGCAAAAGATGCTACCAATGTAGAGCAGGCATTTATGGCCATGACTGCTGACATTAAAAATAG GATGGCAAGTCAGCCTGCAAACAATGCGAGGCCACCGACGGTGCAGCTACAGGGACAACCCGTTAACCAGAAGGGTGGATGCTGCTCCTCTTAG
- the LOC103494457 gene encoding probable transcription factor At5g61620 isoform X1 produces the protein MVRESPRKCSHCGLNGHNSRTCGNFSKGNNNYYYCVKLFGVNLMENRDESMRKSLSMGNLNLHSSCNNVLDLNNNTTAVNNVTGDNAASADDSGYLSDGLIHNKRRKAAHERKKGKPWSEEEHRTFLIGLKKLGKGDWRGISKNYVTTRTPTQVASHAQKYFLRKMNANDKKKRRASLFDIPEIKNNYSRDCQASSELPSQILLSKNNSLDNQPQVNNLQTQLVNRFPHLCLDTPHFIPPQTNGSSSPSSIPFVVGVSPKNNIPLVNTGRSSRGSPNAAMVAHPSGIPPSPRSSPTRTLLMQQPAASALAMAAAASSAFDQSDALELKIGLPQSPQPKNLSSQTSGAIRVI, from the exons atggtgagGGAATCGCCGAGAAAATGTTCGCATTGCGGATTAAACGGACATAATTCGCGAACATGTGGTAATTTTTCGAAAgggaataataattattattattgtgtgAAGTTATTTGGAGTTAATTTAATGGAAAATAGAGATGAATCTATGAGGAAGAGTTTGAGTATGGGGAATTTGAATCTTCACTCATCATGCAATAATGTTCTTGATCTTAATAACAATACCACCGCCGTCAATAATGTTACCGGTGATAATGCCGCCTCCGCCGATGACTCTGGGTATCTCTCCGATGGCCTTATTCATAATAAGAGACGCAAAGCCGCTCATGAGAGGAAGAAAG GAAAGCCATGGAGTGAGGAAGAACATAGAACATTTCTGATAGGTTTGAAGAAGTTAGGGAAAGGGGATTGGAGAGGAATTTCAAAGAATTATGTGACAACAAGAACACCAACTCAAGTAGCAAGTCATGCCCAAAAGTACTTCTTGAGGAAGATGAATGCAAATGATAAGAAGAAACGGAGAGCCAGTCTTTTTGACATACCTGAAATCAAA AATAATTATTCTCGAGATTGCCAGGCTTCTAGTGAACTTCCATCTCAAATTTTGCTGTCCAAGAACAATAGTTTGGACAACCAACCCCAG GTGAATAATTTACAAACACAACTTGTAAATCGATTCCCTCATCTCTGTTTGGATACTCCTCATTTCATTCCTCCGCAAACTAATGGATCATCTTCACCATCGTCGATTCCTTTCGTG GTGGGAGTTTCCCCCAAGAACAATATTCCATTGGTGAACACTGGAAGATCATCAAGAGGAAGTCCAAATGCAGCAATGGTTGCACATCCATCTGGGATTCCTCCTTCCCCAAGATCTTCACCAACAAGAACTTTATTGATGCAGCAGCCAGCTGCTTCTGCCCTAGCCATGGCTGCTGCAGCCTCTAGTGCTTTTGATCAATCAGATGCCCTTGAGCTCAAAATTGGCCTTCCTCAATCTCCACAGCCCAAAAATTTGTCTTCTCAAACTTCTGGTGCCATTAGGGTTATatga
- the LOC103494457 gene encoding probable transcription factor At5g61620 isoform X2 — protein sequence MVRESPRKCSHCGLNGHNSRTCGNFSKGNNNYYYCVKLFGVNLMENRDESMRKSLSMGNLNLHSSCNNVLDLNNNTTAVNNVTGDNAASADDSGYLSDGLIHNKRRKAAHERKKGKPWSEEEHRTFLIGLKKLGKGDWRGISKNYVTTRTPTQVASHAQKYFLRKMNANDKKKRRASLFDIPEIKASSELPSQILLSKNNSLDNQPQVNNLQTQLVNRFPHLCLDTPHFIPPQTNGSSSPSSIPFVVGVSPKNNIPLVNTGRSSRGSPNAAMVAHPSGIPPSPRSSPTRTLLMQQPAASALAMAAAASSAFDQSDALELKIGLPQSPQPKNLSSQTSGAIRVI from the exons atggtgagGGAATCGCCGAGAAAATGTTCGCATTGCGGATTAAACGGACATAATTCGCGAACATGTGGTAATTTTTCGAAAgggaataataattattattattgtgtgAAGTTATTTGGAGTTAATTTAATGGAAAATAGAGATGAATCTATGAGGAAGAGTTTGAGTATGGGGAATTTGAATCTTCACTCATCATGCAATAATGTTCTTGATCTTAATAACAATACCACCGCCGTCAATAATGTTACCGGTGATAATGCCGCCTCCGCCGATGACTCTGGGTATCTCTCCGATGGCCTTATTCATAATAAGAGACGCAAAGCCGCTCATGAGAGGAAGAAAG GAAAGCCATGGAGTGAGGAAGAACATAGAACATTTCTGATAGGTTTGAAGAAGTTAGGGAAAGGGGATTGGAGAGGAATTTCAAAGAATTATGTGACAACAAGAACACCAACTCAAGTAGCAAGTCATGCCCAAAAGTACTTCTTGAGGAAGATGAATGCAAATGATAAGAAGAAACGGAGAGCCAGTCTTTTTGACATACCTGAAATCAAA GCTTCTAGTGAACTTCCATCTCAAATTTTGCTGTCCAAGAACAATAGTTTGGACAACCAACCCCAG GTGAATAATTTACAAACACAACTTGTAAATCGATTCCCTCATCTCTGTTTGGATACTCCTCATTTCATTCCTCCGCAAACTAATGGATCATCTTCACCATCGTCGATTCCTTTCGTG GTGGGAGTTTCCCCCAAGAACAATATTCCATTGGTGAACACTGGAAGATCATCAAGAGGAAGTCCAAATGCAGCAATGGTTGCACATCCATCTGGGATTCCTCCTTCCCCAAGATCTTCACCAACAAGAACTTTATTGATGCAGCAGCCAGCTGCTTCTGCCCTAGCCATGGCTGCTGCAGCCTCTAGTGCTTTTGATCAATCAGATGCCCTTGAGCTCAAAATTGGCCTTCCTCAATCTCCACAGCCCAAAAATTTGTCTTCTCAAACTTCTGGTGCCATTAGGGTTATatga